From a region of the Paenibacillus segetis genome:
- a CDS encoding N-acetylglucosamine kinase produces MKLFLGVDAGGSKTYSLIVNEKGETLGRGASGNGNHQTNPKLAEENIASACHQALQEAGVAPQDLTYAYFGLAGADREPDYKILRPMIAKLGFPKYSIACDTMIAMRAGTANHYGAVVISGTGFNAAARNRAGEELLYGGFGFLFGDGQGSGRDLANYAFRSAVRAWDRRGAPTVLSDLVLKATGFPSVPAMLDAALDNNYYPPLQLAELMFEAADLGDEVAIEVLKEQGAEHGNAVAALIHRLGMQDDSFDVVLGGSVLAKSQNTTMVEALEQTLRQTVPHVKITRITMEPVAGAVLSAMDCANFEVGPEVLNNLNELSFSNLKGVITR; encoded by the coding sequence ATGAAGCTTTTTTTGGGTGTTGATGCAGGTGGAAGTAAGACTTATAGTTTGATCGTGAATGAAAAGGGCGAGACACTCGGCCGCGGAGCCAGCGGTAATGGAAATCATCAGACCAACCCTAAGTTGGCAGAAGAGAATATTGCATCAGCCTGTCACCAGGCGCTCCAAGAAGCCGGTGTTGCACCTCAAGATTTGACATATGCGTATTTTGGATTAGCGGGGGCTGATCGTGAACCAGATTATAAGATACTTCGCCCCATGATCGCTAAACTGGGATTCCCTAAATATAGTATTGCTTGTGATACGATGATCGCCATGCGTGCAGGAACAGCCAATCATTATGGAGCCGTCGTCATTAGTGGTACGGGGTTTAACGCTGCAGCACGTAATCGAGCTGGGGAAGAACTATTGTATGGAGGATTCGGCTTTTTATTTGGCGACGGTCAAGGCTCGGGAAGAGATTTAGCTAATTATGCTTTTCGTTCCGCGGTTCGCGCGTGGGACAGGCGTGGCGCGCCGACTGTACTTAGTGACCTGGTATTGAAAGCAACGGGATTTCCGAGTGTTCCAGCGATGCTTGATGCCGCCTTGGATAACAATTACTACCCGCCCCTACAATTAGCTGAGCTGATGTTTGAAGCAGCCGACTTGGGAGACGAAGTAGCTATTGAAGTTCTTAAGGAGCAAGGCGCAGAACATGGTAATGCTGTAGCTGCACTAATCCATAGACTAGGGATGCAAGATGATTCTTTTGACGTCGTCCTTGGTGGAAGTGTTCTAGCCAAAAGCCAGAATACAACGATGGTTGAAGCACTTGAGCAAACACTGAGACAAACCGTACCGCATGTTAAAATTACGAGAATTACGATGGAGCCTGTGGCTGGAGCGGTATTAAGTGCGATGGACTGTGCTAATTTTGAAGTAGGTCCTGAAGTTTTGAACAACTTGAATGAGTTATCATTTTCTAATTTGAAAGGGGTAATTACACGATGA
- a CDS encoding 6-phospho-beta-glucosidase, translating into MNDKKAIKITVIGGGSSYTPELVEGLIKGYDEMPISELWLVDVEQGRQKLEIVGNLAKRMVRKSGLPIDVHLTLDRRTAIKGADFVTTQMRVGQLEARKLDEHIPISYGVVGQETTGPGGMFKALRTIPVILDICRDIEELAPDAWMLNFTNPAGMVTEAVTKYSRVKTVGLCNSPINFKKFLAEAYNVSEDHVLPEFVGINHLHWVTSALVDGKERLPELLQGKTEYSAKNVPTMGWDPEFLQSLGAVPTYYLKYFYMMTEMFEEMKDSLQKNGTRADVVSRVEKELFELYKDESLEDKPKQLEQRGGAYYSEAAVHLMQSLYLGRNDIQTLNVPNGGVYDFLPENASIEVNCVVTALGPIPLVPKHIPAHVKGLLTAVKTYESTAIDAAVSGDRGLALQALAHHPLIPSVSTAKEILDEMLEAHKQYLPNFFSEE; encoded by the coding sequence ATGAATGACAAGAAAGCAATTAAAATTACGGTTATTGGTGGAGGATCATCTTACACACCTGAATTGGTCGAAGGTTTGATCAAGGGATATGACGAAATGCCGATTTCCGAGCTTTGGTTGGTCGATGTTGAACAAGGTAGACAAAAGCTTGAAATTGTTGGGAACTTAGCAAAACGTATGGTACGCAAATCGGGTTTACCAATTGATGTTCATCTGACATTGGATAGACGGACAGCGATCAAAGGTGCGGATTTTGTTACAACACAAATGCGTGTGGGTCAACTTGAAGCACGGAAGCTAGATGAGCATATTCCAATCTCCTATGGAGTTGTTGGACAGGAGACAACAGGTCCAGGGGGGATGTTCAAAGCACTTAGAACGATCCCGGTTATCCTAGATATTTGTAGAGATATCGAAGAACTGGCTCCAGACGCATGGATGCTTAACTTTACGAACCCTGCAGGTATGGTAACTGAAGCGGTAACTAAATATTCTCGGGTCAAAACAGTTGGTCTGTGTAATTCACCGATTAACTTCAAGAAGTTCTTAGCTGAAGCTTACAATGTAAGTGAAGATCATGTTCTACCTGAATTTGTAGGGATCAATCATTTGCATTGGGTAACTTCGGCATTAGTTGATGGGAAGGAACGTTTACCAGAATTGTTACAGGGCAAGACCGAATATTCGGCCAAAAATGTTCCAACAATGGGCTGGGATCCAGAATTTCTACAGTCCCTAGGTGCCGTACCAACGTACTATCTTAAGTATTTCTATATGATGACGGAAATGTTTGAAGAGATGAAGGATTCGCTACAAAAAAATGGCACTCGGGCGGATGTGGTCAGCCGGGTTGAGAAAGAATTGTTTGAACTGTACAAGGATGAATCCCTTGAAGACAAACCAAAACAACTGGAGCAACGTGGCGGAGCTTATTATTCCGAAGCAGCGGTTCATTTGATGCAATCCCTGTATCTTGGACGTAATGATATCCAAACTCTGAATGTGCCAAACGGCGGGGTATATGATTTCTTACCTGAGAATGCTAGTATCGAGGTTAACTGTGTAGTGACCGCACTTGGGCCAATTCCTTTAGTTCCTAAGCATATTCCTGCACATGTCAAAGGACTACTGACAGCGGTGAAAACATATGAAAGCACAGCTATCGATGCTGCCGTAAGCGGGGATCGTGGATTGGCGCTTCAAGCCTTAGCACATCATCCATTAATACCTTCCGTTTCCACGGCTAAAGAAATCTTAGATGAAATGCTCGAAGCTCACAAGCAATATCTACCAAACTTTTTTTCAGAGGAATAA
- a CDS encoding sensor histidine kinase: MSMPRVNLFRKIVLLLLAMLLPIIGVYAYSNKISVNVLDTELNRSNTNQLRFFQNQVDSTIELMGMWPNLLIQDPDISTLRDYFDPMKDLDLQTISLIKRIQSKLSIQQSSSDWKSELTIYSPTLQREITVKDAKAYDEAALKKRLKSGWQVVELDEPGNYRFSLMTAQPYNSFKDKNIEGILLEVSFDSQNISDMLDDFKRDGRRDPLFYNPESGIIFNSTSDKALGSELINQLKHEKSIEDSGYATVELEGEKYMVNMALAETIGWYLIDYMPVSDILGPVHQTNQLFYIIVGSLLLMSCLMAYMLYGQVQVPVKQLMISFKKLQNGDYSVRLHPKGKGKTEFHFLFTRFNSMVEQIQSLFEKVYLEQIHVREAKLKQLQSQINPHFFYNCFSFISSMAKLQNYQSVIAMSQALAKYYRYTTRQEKNFVSIQEELEFVRNYLDIQQMRMNRLSYSIEVAEGMDPLLIPPLIVQPLVENAVLHGIEPYPEAGEIRIVVSQEQGVACIIVEDNGVGLTSEKMFALVHRLSKPKEDEFGYGLWNVQQRLYLRFGEQARIHLEHSSLGGLKIQLSWIPDHNVKKEH; the protein is encoded by the coding sequence ATGAGTATGCCAAGAGTAAATCTATTTCGAAAAATCGTATTATTATTGCTTGCCATGTTGCTCCCCATTATCGGTGTTTATGCGTATTCGAATAAAATTAGCGTAAATGTACTGGATACAGAACTGAATCGTTCGAATACAAATCAGCTCCGATTCTTTCAAAATCAAGTAGATTCAACAATAGAGTTGATGGGAATGTGGCCCAATCTACTGATCCAGGATCCTGATATCAGCACGCTTCGAGATTATTTTGATCCTATGAAGGATCTGGATCTACAGACGATTTCGTTGATAAAACGAATTCAAAGCAAGTTGAGTATTCAACAGAGTTCATCGGATTGGAAAAGTGAGCTGACGATTTATTCGCCTACATTGCAGCGGGAGATTACTGTAAAGGACGCCAAAGCGTATGATGAGGCGGCGTTAAAAAAACGGCTGAAATCCGGCTGGCAAGTAGTTGAGTTGGATGAACCGGGCAATTATCGCTTTTCATTGATGACCGCACAGCCCTATAACTCTTTTAAAGATAAAAATATTGAAGGAATCCTATTAGAAGTTAGTTTTGATAGTCAGAATATTTCGGATATGCTTGATGATTTCAAGCGCGACGGGCGTCGAGACCCCTTATTCTACAACCCAGAGTCTGGCATTATTTTCAACAGTACATCGGACAAAGCGTTAGGTAGTGAATTGATTAATCAACTGAAACACGAAAAGTCAATTGAAGATAGCGGATATGCAACCGTTGAACTTGAAGGTGAAAAGTATATGGTGAATATGGCGCTTGCTGAGACGATTGGCTGGTACCTCATTGATTATATGCCAGTATCCGATATACTTGGCCCTGTTCACCAGACGAATCAACTATTTTATATTATAGTCGGTTCGTTGTTGTTAATGAGCTGTCTCATGGCTTATATGTTGTATGGTCAGGTTCAAGTCCCTGTGAAGCAGCTGATGATCAGCTTTAAGAAATTGCAGAATGGGGATTATTCTGTTCGACTACACCCTAAAGGGAAAGGAAAAACAGAGTTCCATTTTCTTTTTACAAGGTTTAATTCGATGGTCGAGCAAATACAATCATTGTTCGAAAAAGTCTATCTGGAGCAGATCCATGTAAGAGAAGCCAAGTTAAAGCAGCTCCAATCTCAAATTAACCCGCACTTTTTCTATAATTGTTTCTCGTTTATCTCAAGTATGGCAAAACTGCAGAATTATCAGTCGGTCATAGCGATGAGCCAAGCATTGGCCAAATATTATCGCTATACGACTAGGCAGGAGAAGAATTTTGTATCCATTCAGGAGGAACTGGAGTTTGTTCGTAATTATCTGGATATTCAGCAGATGCGTATGAATCGCTTGTCCTATTCGATCGAAGTCGCTGAGGGGATGGATCCGTTACTTATTCCACCACTTATTGTTCAGCCACTCGTTGAGAATGCCGTTCTGCATGGCATTGAACCATATCCTGAAGCAGGGGAAATTCGCATCGTTGTTTCGCAAGAACAAGGTGTGGCCTGCATTATCGTGGAGGATAACGGAGTAGGTCTCACCTCGGAAAAAATGTTTGCGCTAGTTCATCGGTTATCCAAACCGAAAGAGGATGAGTTTGGCTATGGGTTATGGAATGTTCAGCAGCGGCTTTATTTACGTTTCGGTGAACAGGCAAGGATTCACCTGGAGCATTCTTCGTTAGGTGGTCTTAAGATACAGCTGAGCTGGATACCAGATCACAACGTGAAGAAAGAGCATTAG